In the Treponema maltophilum ATCC 51939 genome, AGGATTTATTCGCCTTTTTGGACGGATTCGACGGAAAAAGCGCTTTAAAAACGGCTTCGCTTGAAAAATCGTACGAAAGCGTTCTCGGAAAACCGTATAAAGATTTAACCGCGCTTCTTCCTGCAAAGGGCATAGGCGCTTTTTCGCGCATGTGGCTTGCGGTAAAACTTATCGAAAAAGATATAAAAGCCGTCGGAATTGTCGAAGACGGCGTTCCGCGCGATGTTTTAAAAAAAATAAAGGAAATTACGGCGCATATTGCAAACGGCAGCCTCGATACCGGAAGCTGCAAATTCGAGTGGATCGATTCGCTTATAGCTTCCTGCGTCCGTCAAGAAAAAACGGTCTTTAAAAGGAGCGCTTTCGACAAGCTGGCGACGAGCAAACGCTGGGGAAAGCCGCTTGCAGTCGGTATTATTATGCTCGGCCTTATTCTTTCCATGCTGATAGGTTTTCCGTTTATGGGCCTCTTTGCGGTTGTAATCCCGAAACTTTCGGCCCTTATCGCAAAGGGACTTTTGGCGCTCGGCGTATCGCAAGTGCTTATATCGCTGCTGTGCGGCGCCGTTATGACGGCGGTTACCTTCGCCTTTCAAATGGCAAGTTTTGTGTTCGGCATCAGTTTGGTGTTCGGCTTTATGGAAGACATCGGCTACATGGCGCGCGTATCGTATGTGTTCGATAACACGATGTCGAAAATCGGGCTGCAGGGCAAAGCCGTCATGCCGTTTTTGGTCAGCTTCGGCTGCAATATCGGCGGCGTAACCGGATCGAGAATTATCGATTCGTGGCAGCAGCGCATAATGACGATCGCGCTTTCGTGGGTTGTTCCCTGTGCCGCAACATGGGGCGTCGTCGGCTTTATAAGCGGCACTTTTTTCGGCGCGCAAGCGATCTTTATCGTGCTTAGTTTGTTTGCCGTCGCTTTTTTGCATTTGATAATCACGTACAATCTGTTTAAAAAATCCTTGTATAAAGGAAAGACGGCGGCCGGCATGATTATGGAACTTCCGCCGTACCACAAGCCGCATTGGAAAAATCTGTTTTTGTCGGTCTGTGACAAAATGGGCGATGTGTTCGTGCGCGCGCTGAGCATTATCATATTGATTTCCGTAGGGTTTTGGCTGCTTTCTTTTACGCCGAGCGGGAACATTTCCAACAGCGTTATTTATAAAATAGGAACGTTTATCGAGCCGGTTACGCGCTTTTTTGGATTGCCGTGGCAGCTTTTTATGGCCTTTGTAGCCTCGGCGATGGGAAAGGAATCGGCGCTCGGCGTTTTGGCGTCTTTGTTCAGTTCGTCGGCGATATGGCAAGCCGTCGAAGTGCGCAGC is a window encoding:
- the feoB gene encoding ferrous iron transport protein B, translating into MKNLTIALLGQPNSGKSTLFNGLTGAKQHVGNWPGKTVEKKEGYFVRNGVRYTLVDLPGSYGLSANSDEEVITREYITSGKADVVALIADASQLNRSLFMLADFAGINVPVVLLMNMMDIAAKQGKTVDIKGFEKELGVPVVPIVAADKAQYKDLFAFLDGFDGKSALKTASLEKSYESVLGKPYKDLTALLPAKGIGAFSRMWLAVKLIEKDIKAVGIVEDGVPRDVLKKIKEITAHIANGSLDTGSCKFEWIDSLIASCVRQEKTVFKRSAFDKLATSKRWGKPLAVGIIMLGLILSMLIGFPFMGLFAVVIPKLSALIAKGLLALGVSQVLISLLCGAVMTAVTFAFQMASFVFGISLVFGFMEDIGYMARVSYVFDNTMSKIGLQGKAVMPFLVSFGCNIGGVTGSRIIDSWQQRIMTIALSWVVPCAATWGVVGFISGTFFGAQAIFIVLSLFAVAFLHLIITYNLFKKSLYKGKTAAGMIMELPPYHKPHWKNLFLSVCDKMGDVFVRALSIIILISVGFWLLSFTPSGNISNSVIYKIGTFIEPVTRFFGLPWQLFMAFVASAMGKESALGVLASLFSSSAIWQAVEVRSAVDTVALSSDMLSAISKPEALAFLFAFFFNMPCLMTLAATAQETHSKRWTITIALYYIFFALILAFAAYRIGLLLF